A stretch of the Gemmatirosa kalamazoonensis genome encodes the following:
- a CDS encoding MarR family winged helix-turn-helix transcriptional regulator encodes MTAPPTLPDDVAAVFRDYPRIYFGCHRRHVRDPDSGALVSTHQVSILDHLDTVQPTILGELAEHMGVTPGTMSIAVGRLVRQGYVDRVLDPADRRRVQLRLTDAGARVRAAHSVLEPDLVADMLAELPAAERRAALDGLAALARAAVAAQQRRSRSLSKSSRA; translated from the coding sequence GTGACTGCCCCGCCGACTCTGCCGGACGACGTCGCCGCCGTCTTCCGCGACTATCCGCGGATCTACTTCGGCTGCCACCGCCGCCACGTGCGCGACCCGGACAGCGGCGCGCTCGTGAGCACCCACCAGGTCAGCATCCTCGACCACCTCGATACCGTGCAGCCGACGATCCTCGGCGAGCTGGCCGAGCACATGGGCGTCACGCCCGGCACCATGTCCATCGCCGTCGGGCGGCTCGTCCGGCAGGGCTACGTCGACCGCGTGCTCGACCCCGCCGACCGCCGTCGCGTGCAGCTCCGCCTGACCGATGCCGGCGCCCGCGTCCGCGCCGCGCACTCGGTGCTCGAGCCCGATCTCGTCGCGGACATGCTCGCCGAGCTCCCCGCCGCCGAGCGCCGTGCCGCGCTCGACGGCCTCGCCGCGCTCGCCCGCGCCGCCGTCGCCGCCCAGCAGCGCCGCTCCCGCTCCCTCTCGAAGTCGTCAAGAGCATAG